One Bdellovibrionales bacterium genomic region harbors:
- a CDS encoding TolC family protein — MSLLRIAAFITIFCPITILAAENPCDAVKNASQIVLCAESRSPEVLKAESNLNAKKAGVDQATQLLNPEFSSEYVAGKSAGQNQSELDMSLAFPIEVGGGRSARKSLAEFEVKRAEAELNKARAEVRKQVILNLTRLRQLNEESVLVDESINVFTKLVHQYQQRPKLSPEHEVTSEVFDLAKSDYNFKKQELEEEISKISSYFKITLGKSADDIRGSIPGKIVKWPDVSEKVDQVNGSPLLAIYEAEIGMSQAELAKARSEILPSLSVGPSIKRVSDGDQTSSQVGLNISMPLPILNANQGGRATATANLKAAEMKRNLALEEVKTLREALVKQYLKSIKLLKSASTGATQEKRHKKIESHFYRGLVPSSLVIEAHRSLVDFEKTRNERELKALENYLDLRFVDGEAVEFAL, encoded by the coding sequence ATGTCGCTTTTAAGGATAGCGGCATTCATAACGATTTTCTGCCCAATAACTATTTTGGCTGCAGAGAACCCTTGTGATGCTGTTAAGAATGCTAGTCAAATCGTTTTATGTGCAGAAAGTAGATCGCCTGAGGTGTTGAAGGCGGAGTCTAATTTAAATGCTAAGAAAGCTGGAGTCGATCAAGCCACCCAACTTTTGAATCCAGAATTTTCATCCGAGTATGTGGCGGGTAAGTCGGCGGGTCAAAATCAATCAGAGCTAGATATGAGTTTAGCTTTTCCTATTGAAGTAGGAGGCGGTCGATCTGCAAGGAAGTCTTTGGCTGAATTTGAAGTAAAGAGAGCTGAAGCGGAATTAAATAAAGCACGCGCTGAAGTTAGGAAACAGGTTATTTTAAACCTAACTCGCTTACGTCAGTTGAATGAAGAGTCTGTACTAGTTGATGAGTCAATTAACGTTTTTACGAAACTTGTTCATCAATATCAACAGCGTCCGAAGTTGTCTCCTGAGCATGAAGTAACCAGTGAGGTCTTCGATCTCGCGAAGTCTGATTACAATTTTAAAAAGCAAGAACTAGAGGAGGAAATTTCAAAGATTAGTTCTTATTTTAAAATTACATTGGGGAAAAGTGCTGATGACATTCGAGGTAGCATTCCAGGGAAAATTGTAAAGTGGCCGGATGTATCTGAGAAAGTAGACCAAGTAAATGGCTCTCCTTTGCTTGCGATATATGAGGCGGAAATAGGTATGTCTCAGGCGGAGCTCGCCAAAGCTCGAAGTGAAATACTTCCATCATTGAGTGTTGGTCCATCAATTAAACGAGTGTCTGATGGCGATCAAACTTCAAGCCAAGTGGGATTAAACATTAGCATGCCGTTGCCAATTCTGAACGCTAATCAAGGCGGAAGAGCAACTGCAACAGCGAATCTTAAGGCCGCTGAGATGAAGCGCAATTTAGCTCTTGAAGAAGTGAAAACTCTCAGGGAGGCACTGGTTAAGCAATACCTGAAATCAATTAAGTTGTTAAAAAGTGCTTCCACCGGGGCGACTCAAGAAAAGCGTCACAAAAAAATTGAGTCACATTTTTATCGTGGCTTAGTTCCAAGCAGTTTGGTTATCGAGGCACATCGAAGTCTAGTGGATTTTGAGAAAACCAGAAATGAAAGAGAACTCAAAGCGCTAGAAAACTATTTAGATCTACGATTTGTAGACGGTGAGGCAGTGGAGTTTGCTCTATGA
- a CDS encoding transporter, translating to MYSSIRALTFVFITTIATNAMAEKIKDNSFLIEEAYNQEAGVVQFINGYQYSQLTKEWNYTFTNEIPIHDETHQFSYVLPMSKKAGPPEETGIGDILLNYRYQLVNNEHLAMAPRFSLIIPSGDYKKGLGNGAVGFQFNQAVSITINDKWTNHWNVGFTLTPDAKNANDDKATLFGFNFGTSVVYDITEKTNFLCEFVFNSNESIDSTGQKSSGSTYYVAPGLRTAFEVGKDTEIVPGIAALIGAGPSAVDHDTGFFAYLSFESKLW from the coding sequence ATGTATTCGTCCATTCGAGCTCTAACTTTTGTGTTCATAACTACTATTGCAACAAATGCAATGGCTGAAAAGATTAAGGACAATTCCTTCCTAATTGAAGAGGCCTACAACCAAGAAGCTGGAGTAGTTCAGTTTATCAATGGTTATCAATATTCGCAGCTAACAAAAGAATGGAACTATACTTTCACAAATGAGATCCCTATTCATGATGAGACACATCAATTTTCATATGTACTTCCGATGTCTAAAAAAGCCGGCCCACCTGAAGAGACCGGAATTGGGGATATTCTGTTAAATTATAGATATCAACTCGTGAATAACGAACACCTTGCTATGGCTCCAAGGTTCTCTTTAATCATACCGTCGGGTGACTACAAAAAAGGTCTCGGGAATGGCGCTGTCGGATTCCAATTTAACCAAGCTGTTTCAATCACAATAAATGACAAATGGACCAATCACTGGAACGTAGGGTTCACACTTACTCCAGATGCCAAAAACGCTAACGATGATAAAGCAACTCTCTTTGGCTTTAATTTTGGAACTAGTGTTGTTTACGATATTACAGAAAAGACAAATTTCCTTTGCGAGTTTGTCTTCAATAGCAATGAATCAATAGACAGCACCGGCCAAAAAAGCTCGGGCTCCACTTATTATGTCGCCCCCGGATTGAGAACTGCATTTGAAGTAGGAAAAGACACTGAGATTGTTCCCGGAATTGCCGCTTTAATTGGTGCAGGCCCTTCTGCTGTAGATCACGATACAGGATTCTTTGCTTATTTATCTTTTGAATCTAAATTGTGGTAA
- a CDS encoding two pore domain potassium channel family protein, translating into MRVKINIETLNSPAFFGFLYLLLIPIFACIFSYLPKYSFHHTTIQFEKSVFDARNTARDATLAAIQSSLSERLDGKILEVDGFTMNPKELYLQDFDCEGSSCKFMLIANFRRSPQYHIPLALEVDMFTPPITPETRFEEFNPGGSNLRQVSVIPWPQNSLLQIAERAPKVNLQILLNEKTDPQLGTVFEIDNKIEYKIRDYKYAKAGFPSEIQNSFLRMLYFSASNVTLGLGDILPITDLSRFLVLTETISGMILIGLFFNSLTTKKD; encoded by the coding sequence ATGAGAGTAAAAATAAATATTGAAACCTTAAATTCACCAGCGTTTTTCGGATTTCTTTACCTTTTGCTCATCCCAATATTTGCTTGCATTTTTTCTTACCTACCCAAATATTCATTTCATCATACAACTATTCAATTCGAAAAGTCTGTTTTTGATGCTCGTAATACCGCAAGAGATGCTACCCTTGCTGCAATTCAAAGTTCGCTTAGCGAACGTCTTGATGGAAAAATTCTTGAAGTTGATGGGTTTACTATGAACCCAAAGGAACTCTACCTTCAGGATTTCGATTGCGAAGGTAGCAGCTGCAAATTTATGTTGATTGCAAATTTCAGAAGAAGCCCTCAATACCATATTCCACTTGCACTTGAAGTTGATATGTTTACCCCACCAATTACACCTGAAACTAGATTCGAAGAATTCAATCCTGGAGGATCAAATTTGCGTCAGGTATCTGTAATTCCTTGGCCACAAAATAGTTTACTTCAAATTGCCGAACGCGCTCCTAAGGTTAATCTTCAAATCTTGCTGAATGAAAAAACCGATCCACAACTTGGAACTGTCTTTGAGATAGATAATAAAATCGAATATAAAATTAGGGACTACAAATACGCCAAGGCTGGCTTTCCTTCGGAGATACAAAATAGTTTTTTGAGAATGCTGTACTTCAGCGCTTCAAATGTAACGTTGGGATTAGGAGATATTCTGCCTATAACTGATTTGTCCAGATTCCTAGTGCTCACAGAGACTATTTCTGGAATGATATTAATCGGATTATTTTTTAATTCTTTAACAACTAAAAAAGATTAA
- a CDS encoding DUF4258 domain-containing protein: protein MANSENRGQPLTKAADKKKGSKKGKKRASQASKAVLPPKIEAVDVKASAAARASTLLFDPHLHKRQKSRPGITDMDIEYALKRCRRDWNGDRFHNGKKIWQYSLIGPNVDGHNICIGVEIHGSVLVVTAYRV, encoded by the coding sequence ATGGCAAATTCAGAGAATCGTGGTCAACCATTGACCAAAGCTGCCGATAAGAAGAAAGGCAGTAAAAAAGGAAAAAAACGGGCATCACAAGCTAGCAAAGCAGTTTTGCCACCAAAGATAGAGGCCGTTGACGTTAAAGCAAGTGCAGCAGCAAGAGCGAGTACATTACTATTTGATCCGCACTTGCATAAGAGACAAAAAAGTCGCCCAGGAATTACGGATATGGATATAGAGTATGCACTGAAAAGATGTCGACGAGATTGGAATGGAGATCGCTTTCACAATGGAAAGAAAATTTGGCAATATAGCCTTATTGGACCAAATGTTGACGGACACAACATATGTATCGGCGTAGAAATTCATGGTAGTGTTTTGGTAGTAACTGCATATAGAGTTTAA
- a CDS encoding DUF853 family protein — translation MGKLKAFQEMVSGGGGNLKPLKKEKVKSIQQEKVVIGKVSGSLWRKEELTDRQLNHHVHVVGASGYGKTVFLSSIIKQRIQQGKGLLFIDLKGDIDTISKFSNFVAASERIEDLQIFSLTDQNLSVSYNLIEDGTPTQLRDKIMLALTWSEEFYKNQSASFLLKVLIGLCYLRDKQNYCFHLGTVLEAVNNSEFLEEISMRVPESDQRAKAALEDCYNFLNSSDNFKSLQGLRTQLESLVLSDFGELITSEADGINLFETISSGKIIFVFLDSRRYGETAKVIGRFILQDLKMVSARIDAELSKNQRQAFTVIIDEFADLAQEDFIGFLDRARSSKISIVVSHQEICDLLRISPEFAGRLMGNTSTLYAFLQKRPESAELISSMAGTKKSWKETMQSSKVLWWDLPTGNKSLREVEEFNIHPNIIKSLGVGHCVCVKKYPLAEAYIVRVANSD, via the coding sequence TTGGGTAAGCTAAAAGCTTTTCAAGAGATGGTGAGTGGAGGTGGCGGAAACTTAAAACCTCTAAAGAAGGAAAAGGTGAAAAGTATTCAGCAAGAAAAAGTTGTAATTGGTAAGGTTAGTGGCTCCCTTTGGAGAAAAGAAGAATTAACTGATAGACAGCTTAACCACCATGTTCATGTTGTTGGAGCGTCTGGATACGGTAAAACAGTATTCTTATCAAGTATTATTAAGCAGCGTATCCAGCAGGGTAAGGGGCTGCTATTTATCGATTTAAAAGGTGATATTGATACGATTTCAAAGTTTTCAAATTTCGTAGCAGCAAGTGAACGTATAGAAGATCTTCAAATATTTTCTTTAACTGACCAGAACTTGTCAGTTTCATACAATTTAATTGAAGACGGAACGCCTACTCAGCTACGTGATAAAATTATGTTAGCTCTAACTTGGTCAGAAGAGTTCTATAAAAATCAATCTGCCAGTTTTCTTTTGAAAGTCTTAATTGGACTTTGTTATTTAAGAGATAAGCAAAATTATTGTTTTCACTTAGGTACTGTACTTGAGGCCGTAAATAATTCTGAATTTCTTGAAGAGATATCTATGAGAGTTCCTGAAAGTGACCAAAGAGCTAAAGCTGCGTTGGAAGATTGTTACAATTTTCTAAATAGCAGTGATAACTTTAAGTCTCTCCAGGGTTTAAGAACTCAGTTAGAGTCTTTGGTGCTTTCTGATTTTGGCGAGCTCATAACTTCAGAGGCGGATGGAATAAATTTATTCGAGACTATTTCTAGTGGAAAAATTATTTTTGTATTTTTAGACTCTCGTCGATATGGTGAGACTGCCAAAGTGATTGGACGTTTTATTTTACAGGATTTAAAAATGGTCTCTGCTAGAATAGACGCCGAATTGTCAAAAAATCAACGGCAAGCGTTTACAGTGATTATCGATGAATTTGCGGATCTTGCTCAAGAGGACTTCATTGGTTTTCTTGATCGAGCTCGGTCATCAAAAATTTCGATTGTAGTTTCACATCAAGAAATTTGCGATTTGTTGAGAATTAGTCCCGAGTTTGCTGGCCGGTTAATGGGAAATACGTCAACTCTTTATGCATTTCTTCAAAAGCGGCCCGAGAGTGCAGAGTTAATATCTTCGATGGCCGGAACGAAAAAATCTTGGAAGGAAACCATGCAGTCCTCAAAGGTGCTTTGGTGGGATTTGCCAACCGGAAATAAATCTTTGAGGGAGGTGGAGGAATTTAATATTCATCCAAATATTATCAAGTCGCTCGGCGTGGGGCATTGCGTGTGTGTAAAGAAATATCCTTTGGCTGAAGCATATATTGTACGGGTAGCAAACAGCGATTAG
- a CDS encoding rod shape-determining protein, with protein sequence MELFSWLTKSDSNAAADIYVDLGTANTLIAARGKGIILNEPSLIAYTQPSPGKKKIMGVGVDAQEKLAKTAGNIIAQKPIRDGVIADFETTQTMLRHFLSKPGVKSVFSRPRVVVSLPYGVTDVEKRAVVEACKWAGAKQVFLIDEPMAAAIGAGIPVKAAKGNMVIDIGGGTTEVAVIALADIVYCQAVRVGGHRLDEAIADYFKRYKKFIISEATAEYLKVSIGTAVPKKDIHTATASGRDVDTGLTKTIEVSSEEVGFAMNDAIQEIIDAVHRAIENTPPELVSDIIENGIVLAGGGALIRDLDLRIQNEVRLEVRVAESPLTAIAKGGEAVLSDPELLEKIQLEI encoded by the coding sequence ATGGAGCTTTTCTCTTGGTTAACGAAATCCGACTCTAACGCTGCTGCTGATATTTACGTTGACCTGGGGACAGCCAATACGCTGATCGCCGCTCGCGGAAAAGGCATCATTCTCAACGAACCTTCTCTGATCGCCTACACCCAACCAAGCCCCGGCAAAAAGAAAATCATGGGCGTCGGAGTCGATGCCCAAGAGAAGCTCGCAAAAACCGCGGGCAATATCATTGCGCAAAAACCCATCCGTGACGGCGTGATCGCTGACTTTGAAACCACTCAGACGATGCTAAGACACTTCCTCAGCAAACCGGGTGTGAAATCTGTCTTCTCTCGCCCACGTGTTGTTGTGTCTTTGCCTTATGGCGTGACGGACGTTGAAAAGCGCGCCGTGGTTGAAGCCTGCAAATGGGCAGGCGCTAAGCAAGTATTCCTGATCGACGAGCCCATGGCGGCGGCGATCGGTGCCGGCATTCCAGTGAAAGCTGCTAAAGGCAACATGGTGATCGACATCGGTGGTGGCACGACGGAAGTGGCCGTGATCGCCCTTGCTGATATCGTGTACTGCCAAGCGGTTCGCGTTGGTGGTCACAGACTTGATGAGGCCATCGCAGATTACTTCAAACGCTACAAGAAATTCATTATCTCTGAAGCTACGGCGGAGTACTTGAAAGTTTCTATCGGCACAGCCGTTCCTAAAAAAGACATTCACACAGCCACTGCTAGCGGCCGCGATGTGGATACGGGTTTGACGAAAACCATCGAAGTCTCTTCCGAAGAAGTCGGCTTTGCGATGAACGATGCGATTCAAGAAATTATCGATGCTGTTCACAGAGCGATTGAAAACACGCCGCCAGAGTTGGTTTCAGATATCATTGAAAATGGCATCGTCCTTGCCGGCGGCGGCGCTTTGATCCGCGATTTGGATTTACGCATTCAAAACGAAGTGCGCCTTGAAGTCCGTGTCGCTGAAAGTCCACTGACTGCGATTGCTAAAGGCGGCGAAGCTGTTTTGAGCGATCCAGAGCTCTTAGAAAAAATCCAACTCGAAATCTAA
- a CDS encoding aminotransferase class IV has product MSIPLLSSDDIFKKLSLYSYEQKKTYLAMYSSWYGGIVRDPSLMMVPVDDHLVHRGDGVFEAMKVVQGKVYLMNDHLDRLETSAAQLSIAWPFSREKLVEIVHETVKASGAGDAIVRLFMARGPGGFTTNPYDSVGTQLYCVVTAFKAMPEAKYTEGALIGKSAVPPKDPWFAVIKSCNYLPNVMMKKEAVDRKLDFTIGFDSQGFVTEGSTENIILVNSHGELVRPHLRQILRGTTMMRALHLASDLVRQGQVKGVVEKDLHEKDLLSAKEVMMVGTTLDVLPVTSYEGQKIGEGKVGFVAQTLRRLLREDMK; this is encoded by the coding sequence GTGAGCATTCCTCTTCTGTCGTCCGATGATATTTTTAAAAAACTAAGCCTTTACTCCTATGAACAAAAAAAGACTTATCTCGCGATGTACTCTTCTTGGTATGGCGGGATTGTGCGTGATCCTTCTTTAATGATGGTTCCTGTGGATGACCACTTGGTCCATCGTGGTGATGGGGTGTTTGAGGCTATGAAGGTCGTTCAGGGGAAGGTATACCTCATGAACGACCACTTGGATCGTCTTGAAACTTCAGCGGCTCAGCTTTCAATTGCGTGGCCTTTTTCACGCGAAAAGCTCGTGGAGATCGTGCACGAGACGGTGAAGGCGTCGGGAGCCGGTGACGCAATCGTGCGTTTATTTATGGCGCGCGGGCCGGGTGGTTTTACGACAAATCCTTACGACTCGGTCGGCACGCAATTGTATTGTGTCGTGACGGCTTTTAAAGCCATGCCTGAAGCGAAATACACTGAAGGGGCGCTGATTGGTAAAAGCGCGGTGCCGCCGAAAGATCCTTGGTTTGCAGTGATTAAGTCCTGTAACTATCTTCCGAATGTGATGATGAAAAAAGAAGCCGTGGATCGAAAGTTGGATTTTACGATCGGTTTTGACTCTCAGGGGTTTGTCACTGAAGGCAGTACAGAGAATATCATTCTTGTGAACTCGCATGGCGAGCTTGTGCGTCCGCACTTACGTCAGATCTTGCGTGGCACCACGATGATGCGAGCGTTGCACTTAGCAAGCGATCTCGTTCGCCAAGGCCAAGTCAAGGGTGTCGTTGAAAAAGATCTGCATGAGAAGGACTTACTCTCTGCCAAAGAAGTCATGATGGTGGGGACTACTTTGGATGTATTGCCAGTGACTTCGTACGAAGGGCAGAAAATCGGTGAGGGCAAAGTGGGCTTTGTCGCGCAAACTCTGCGCCGTCTTCTTCGTGAAGATATGAAATAG
- the metG gene encoding methionine--tRNA ligase: MTTALPYANGYIHIGHLVEYLQADYWNRFQNMRGHQCTYICADDTHGTPIMVKAREQGITPEQLIAKSYEEHTADFRDFQVEFAHYGSTNSDENRKLIEHFYAKFKEGGHIVTRAIKQLYCNHDKMFLPDRFVKGTCPNCGAKDQYGDSCDVCGATYAPSDMKDVHCSLCGTPPVLKDSESIFFKLNDYKKYLEEWIPKHTATDIGKKMLEWFNEDLHDIDISRDEPYFGFPIPGTNNKKFFYVWVDAPMGYMSSTEQWARKQGKTLNDIWQDPAREVYHFIGKDIARFHTIFWPAFLKAADFRAPNHVFVHGHLMVNGEKMSKSKGTFIAARTYLNHLNPEFLRYYYATKLNGTAEDIDLNLEDFVTRVNSDLVGKITNLASRGAQMLKKKMDGVMTSPDAQGADLIRYAQEKSEEIAKYYEARDFVKATNEIRALADKANQYFDEKAPWKTLEADPKGTKEVLTTTLNVFRILAIYLKPVLPHYTAKVEKLFGEKPYQWADTKKVLTNATIQDYEHLASRVEADKVKAMVEEAKALNEKVAAEKKAASTAAPKPAAAATSASTDGKSGEITFDDFMKVDLRVGTVVDAEEIKEADKLLRLKIDIGGGEIRQIISGIKAAYAPDKLKGRQVLVCVNLAPRKMKFGMSEGMVLAAGEGGSDLFVLSPDAGAKTGQRVK; encoded by the coding sequence ATGACGACGGCTCTCCCCTACGCCAATGGTTACATCCATATTGGCCACTTAGTGGAGTACCTTCAAGCCGATTACTGGAACCGCTTCCAAAATATGCGCGGCCATCAGTGCACTTACATCTGCGCTGATGACACCCACGGCACACCGATCATGGTAAAAGCCCGCGAACAAGGTATTACTCCAGAGCAGCTCATTGCAAAATCTTACGAAGAGCACACGGCGGACTTCCGCGACTTCCAAGTGGAGTTCGCTCACTATGGTTCAACCAACTCAGACGAAAACCGCAAGCTCATTGAGCACTTCTATGCAAAGTTCAAAGAAGGCGGCCACATCGTCACGCGCGCAATTAAGCAGCTCTATTGCAATCACGATAAGATGTTCTTACCAGATCGCTTCGTAAAGGGCACGTGCCCGAATTGCGGCGCTAAAGACCAATACGGCGATTCTTGTGACGTGTGTGGCGCAACCTATGCTCCGTCTGACATGAAGGACGTGCACTGTTCACTTTGCGGAACTCCGCCGGTTTTGAAAGACAGCGAAAGTATTTTCTTCAAGCTCAACGATTACAAAAAATACCTCGAAGAGTGGATCCCAAAACACACAGCGACTGATATCGGCAAAAAGATGCTCGAGTGGTTCAATGAAGATCTTCACGACATCGACATCTCCCGCGATGAACCTTACTTCGGCTTCCCGATTCCAGGAACGAATAACAAGAAGTTCTTCTACGTGTGGGTGGACGCCCCGATGGGTTATATGTCTTCAACCGAGCAATGGGCTCGTAAGCAAGGCAAAACCTTGAACGACATTTGGCAGGACCCTGCCCGTGAAGTTTATCACTTTATCGGCAAAGACATTGCCCGTTTCCACACGATCTTCTGGCCAGCCTTCTTGAAGGCGGCGGATTTCCGTGCGCCAAATCACGTCTTCGTTCACGGTCACTTGATGGTGAATGGCGAAAAGATGTCGAAATCAAAAGGCACTTTCATCGCGGCTCGCACTTACTTGAATCATTTGAATCCTGAATTCTTGCGCTACTACTATGCAACAAAACTAAATGGCACGGCCGAAGACATTGATCTCAATCTTGAAGACTTCGTGACTCGCGTGAATTCAGACCTCGTGGGTAAGATCACAAATCTTGCCTCCCGTGGCGCGCAGATGCTGAAAAAGAAAATGGACGGTGTCATGACATCTCCGGATGCTCAAGGGGCTGATCTCATTCGCTATGCCCAGGAAAAATCCGAAGAGATCGCGAAATACTACGAGGCTCGCGATTTCGTCAAAGCGACGAATGAGATTCGCGCGCTTGCGGATAAAGCCAATCAGTACTTTGACGAAAAAGCTCCGTGGAAAACTCTCGAGGCCGATCCAAAAGGCACGAAAGAGGTTTTGACGACGACTTTGAATGTCTTCCGTATTTTAGCAATTTATCTAAAGCCGGTTCTTCCGCATTACACAGCGAAAGTTGAAAAACTCTTCGGTGAAAAGCCTTATCAATGGGCTGACACGAAAAAGGTTCTCACAAACGCGACAATTCAAGATTACGAACATCTTGCAAGCCGCGTAGAAGCTGACAAAGTGAAGGCCATGGTTGAAGAAGCCAAAGCCTTGAACGAAAAAGTCGCGGCTGAAAAGAAAGCCGCCAGCACGGCAGCACCAAAGCCAGCGGCAGCTGCAACCTCTGCTAGCACAGATGGCAAGTCCGGCGAAATCACTTTTGATGACTTCATGAAAGTCGATCTCCGCGTGGGCACCGTGGTTGATGCTGAAGAAATCAAAGAAGCTGATAAACTCCTTCGCCTCAAAATTGATATTGGCGGTGGAGAAATCCGTCAGATCATCTCCGGCATCAAGGCTGCTTACGCACCTGACAAGCTCAAAGGCCGTCAGGTTTTGGTCTGCGTGAACCTGGCTCCTCGCAAGATGAAATTCGGCATGTCTGAGGGCATGGTGCTCGCAGCGGGTGAAGGCGGCAGTGACCTGTTCGTTCTTTCTCCGGACGCGGGCGCCAAGACCGGTCAGCGTGTAAAATAA
- a CDS encoding RNA methyltransferase → MNPKDLKALQHIHKLMLDLEKKGPNPRFSPEELSPIQEALQAFVSHEEHVFQKIGAIAPHLHEGMTLKQFTSWIVPIERLLQKELRDDEFLIYSEDGTAKAVEKIPLVFVLHNLRSAFNVGSIFRTAECFGVSKIYLCGYTPLPTQDKLAKTSMGTAELIEWEEVLRLNDVLTSLRAQGYHVVGLETTSHAVPLQKTFVQGPTAFVLGNERFGIDPESLSLCNEVRKIELRGQKNSLNVSVAAAIATYEFSRQWSSSGNSAGSPS, encoded by the coding sequence ATGAATCCTAAGGACTTAAAAGCCCTTCAACACATCCATAAACTCATGCTGGACCTTGAGAAAAAAGGCCCGAACCCCCGCTTTAGTCCAGAGGAGCTCAGCCCTATCCAAGAAGCGCTACAAGCCTTCGTGAGCCACGAAGAGCACGTCTTTCAGAAAATCGGCGCGATCGCTCCGCATCTGCATGAGGGCATGACGCTCAAACAATTCACTTCATGGATCGTACCGATTGAGCGCCTGCTGCAAAAAGAACTGCGCGATGATGAGTTTCTGATTTACTCCGAAGACGGCACCGCAAAAGCCGTCGAAAAGATTCCTCTTGTTTTCGTTCTTCATAACTTACGCTCGGCTTTCAACGTAGGTTCGATCTTCCGCACCGCTGAGTGCTTTGGTGTCAGCAAGATTTATCTCTGCGGCTATACGCCCCTGCCGACACAAGACAAGCTCGCTAAAACCTCGATGGGAACGGCCGAGCTGATTGAATGGGAAGAAGTTCTTAGGCTCAATGACGTTCTGACTTCGCTCCGTGCGCAGGGCTATCACGTCGTGGGCCTTGAGACGACCTCGCACGCAGTTCCTTTGCAGAAGACCTTTGTTCAAGGTCCCACGGCGTTTGTTCTCGGCAATGAGCGCTTCGGTATTGATCCCGAGTCGCTAAGCCTTTGCAATGAAGTCCGTAAAATTGAACTTCGCGGGCAAAAAAATTCTCTCAATGTCAGTGTGGCGGCTGCGATTGCGACTTACGAGTTTTCCCGCCAGTGGAGCTCATCAGGGAATTCTGCCGGGAGCCCGTCGTGA
- the tsaA gene encoding tRNA (N6-threonylcarbamoyladenosine(37)-N6)-methyltransferase TrmO: MNFEPIGTYHSDAKAPYEAARQPLDRIATIGEIRLQPGQQFEQALEDLEGIERLWLIYVFHHNTTHWKPKVLPPRGSDKKVGVFATRAPYRPNPIGMSCVKLLKIDGLKIYVEGADLLDGSPILDIKPYLPYADAFPESKTGWLGTPQKYAVLLSQSAREQIDFLKSRGVSQLEDFILNQLEYDPTNSDKKRVVADGDDFVLAYKTWRIRFSLNEEKSEITVKGLFSGYSEADLAETADPYADKNTHKEFLRRF, from the coding sequence GTGAATTTCGAGCCAATTGGAACTTACCATTCCGATGCCAAAGCTCCTTACGAGGCCGCTCGCCAGCCGCTCGATCGCATTGCCACTATTGGCGAAATTCGCTTACAACCTGGCCAACAGTTTGAACAGGCCCTTGAGGATCTCGAAGGCATTGAGCGCCTGTGGCTCATCTATGTGTTCCATCACAACACGACTCACTGGAAGCCAAAGGTCCTCCCACCACGTGGCAGCGACAAAAAGGTCGGCGTCTTTGCAACACGTGCCCCCTATCGTCCGAACCCGATTGGCATGAGTTGCGTAAAGCTTCTTAAAATCGACGGCCTCAAGATTTATGTCGAAGGCGCAGATCTGCTGGATGGCTCTCCGATCCTTGATATTAAACCTTATCTTCCGTATGCAGACGCCTTTCCGGAGTCAAAAACCGGCTGGCTAGGAACTCCGCAAAAGTACGCAGTTCTGTTATCACAGTCGGCGCGCGAGCAGATTGATTTCCTGAAGTCCCGTGGAGTTTCTCAGCTCGAAGATTTTATTCTCAATCAGCTGGAGTACGATCCGACAAATAGTGATAAAAAACGGGTCGTCGCTGACGGCGATGACTTTGTGCTGGCCTATAAAACCTGGCGCATCCGTTTTTCATTGAACGAAGAAAAATCCGAAATCACCGTGAAGGGCCTTTTCTCCGGTTATAGCGAAGCGGATCTGGCAGAGACTGCAGACCCTTACGCAGATAAAAATACTCATAAAGAATTTTTAAGACGCTTTTAG